In one window of Candidatus Kryptonium sp. DNA:
- a CDS encoding penicillin acylase family protein, producing MSNLAKIVAGVSFILIVLIIAVIILSYRLITHPHPQLEGNLTSHLLIDTVYVYRDENGIPHIFAKNEHDLYFALGYVTAQDRLWQMDLSRRIASGRLSEIFGIETIEIDILFRTLGLNETAQKMQKYLSEKSIEILKSYTDGVNYFIQTHKGNYPVEFKLLGYEPEPWSITDCLLITRLMAWQLNFAWWTEPVFTEILAKVGEEKFEKIIPEYPANAPLILKRYLIPTGKFVDANIKFREIFGKLSDGIGSNSWVISGKISKTGKPMLANDPHLPYSLPSIWYQVHLNNGEIDVVGVNIPGTPGIVIGRNNYIAWGLTNVMLDDADFYIEKIDTANKKYLYDGNWLPLNEREEIIQVKNKREYKFKVLSTHRGPIISDVYEISFTEYFPKPEARFITTSAISMQWTGNLISDEILAFYKINHAKNWDEFKEGLKLFTVPAQNFIYADTLGNIGYYCAGRIPIRKNLNPILINPGDKTDYDWTGFVPFNHLPNLLNPPENFIATANNKVVSDDYPYYISYLWEPESRAVRINEFLSSREKFDLNDFKNLQLDYFSHYAKELTPFIISAFSGLDVNDNFVKEAVGYLKNWNFNFTRDDVATTIFNAFIVAMLKNTFEDELGSELYKRFVFYSGVPLRILAQLIIKGDTLWFDNVKTADRVETRDDIIRLSFEESVHNLRKLLGDDILSWHWGKVHKLELIHPLGLKKPLDKIFNLGPFEVGGAGTTVNNAGFSVLKPFNCVVGPSMRQIVDFSENSLYSIIPTGPSGQIMSKFYDSQTQLYLKGEYIKIEISREKIEKSNPKILRFIPSE from the coding sequence ATGTCAAACCTTGCGAAAATTGTCGCTGGTGTTTCATTTATATTAATCGTCTTAATTATTGCAGTGATAATTTTATCATATAGACTAATTACGCATCCACATCCACAACTTGAGGGAAATCTAACCTCGCATCTTTTGATTGATACTGTTTATGTCTATAGAGATGAAAACGGGATACCACATATATTTGCGAAGAACGAACATGACCTTTATTTCGCTCTCGGATATGTCACCGCACAAGATAGATTATGGCAAATGGATCTCTCACGAAGAATTGCAAGCGGAAGGTTATCTGAAATTTTCGGTATTGAAACAATTGAAATTGACATACTTTTTAGAACGCTTGGGTTAAATGAGACAGCTCAAAAAATGCAGAAATATCTAAGCGAAAAATCAATTGAGATATTAAAATCGTATACAGATGGAGTAAACTACTTTATTCAAACTCACAAGGGAAATTATCCAGTTGAGTTTAAATTACTTGGATATGAACCTGAGCCGTGGAGCATTACCGATTGCCTTTTGATAACAAGATTAATGGCTTGGCAGTTAAATTTCGCTTGGTGGACCGAACCAGTTTTTACGGAGATTTTAGCAAAGGTTGGAGAAGAAAAGTTTGAAAAAATAATCCCTGAATATCCAGCAAACGCACCGCTCATTTTAAAGCGATATCTAATCCCAACAGGAAAATTTGTTGATGCAAATATCAAGTTTAGAGAAATCTTTGGAAAACTTTCCGATGGAATAGGAAGCAACTCGTGGGTTATTTCTGGTAAAATATCAAAAACTGGCAAGCCAATGCTTGCGAATGATCCACACCTTCCATATTCCTTGCCATCAATTTGGTATCAAGTGCATCTTAATAATGGTGAAATTGATGTCGTTGGTGTTAATATACCTGGAACTCCTGGAATAGTTATCGGGAGAAATAATTATATTGCTTGGGGTTTGACGAATGTTATGCTTGACGATGCTGACTTTTACATTGAAAAGATTGACACTGCTAATAAAAAATATCTCTACGATGGGAATTGGTTACCTTTGAATGAAAGGGAGGAGATCATTCAAGTAAAAAATAAAAGAGAGTATAAGTTTAAAGTTTTATCTACACACCGCGGACCGATTATAAGCGATGTTTATGAGATAAGTTTTACTGAATATTTTCCAAAACCAGAGGCAAGATTTATAACGACAAGCGCTATATCTATGCAATGGACTGGCAACTTAATCTCTGATGAAATTCTCGCATTTTACAAAATTAATCACGCGAAAAATTGGGATGAATTTAAAGAGGGACTTAAACTTTTCACTGTTCCCGCGCAAAATTTCATCTATGCTGATACACTTGGGAACATCGGATATTACTGCGCTGGTAGGATTCCAATAAGAAAAAACTTAAATCCAATTTTAATAAATCCTGGAGATAAAACCGATTATGATTGGACCGGTTTCGTTCCATTTAATCATTTGCCAAATTTGTTAAATCCACCAGAAAATTTCATCGCAACTGCAAATAATAAAGTCGTTTCAGATGACTATCCATATTACATTAGCTATCTTTGGGAGCCAGAATCAAGAGCTGTGAGAATAAATGAGTTTCTTTCATCAAGGGAAAAGTTTGACTTAAATGATTTTAAAAATTTACAGTTGGATTACTTTTCTCATTATGCAAAGGAATTAACGCCATTTATCATTTCTGCTTTTAGTGGTCTTGATGTTAACGACAATTTTGTCAAAGAAGCCGTGGGATATTTAAAGAATTGGAATTTTAACTTCACTCGTGATGATGTAGCGACTACAATTTTTAATGCTTTTATTGTTGCTATGTTGAAAAACACTTTTGAAGATGAACTTGGGAGTGAACTTTACAAAAGATTTGTATTTTACTCTGGCGTCCCGCTGAGAATTTTAGCACAATTAATAATTAAAGGAGATACGCTATGGTTTGACAATGTAAAAACAGCCGACAGAGTAGAGACAAGAGATGATATTATACGTTTAAGTTTTGAAGAAAGTGTTCATAATTTGAGGAAACTTCTTGGTGATGATATTTTATCTTGGCACTGGGGCAAGGTTCATAAGCTTGAACTTATCCATCCGCTTGGTTTAAAAAAGCCACTTGATAAAATTTTCAACCTTGGTCCATTTGAGGTTGGTGGTGCTGGGACGACCGTGAATAATGCAGGTTTCAGCGTGCTAAAGCCGTTTAATTGTGTTGTGGGCCCATCAATGCGACAAATTGTTGATTTTTCTGAAAATTCATTATATTCAATTATACCAACGGGACCTTCTGGGCAAATTATGAGCAAATTCTATGATAGCCAAACTCAGCTTTACTTAAAAGGAGAGTACATTAAAATTGAAATAAGCAGAGAAAAAATAGAAAAGAGCAATCCAAAGATATTGAGGTTTATTCCATCTGAATGA
- a CDS encoding LytR C-terminal domain-containing protein, whose amino-acid sequence MRSKKRNIFLFVTFGATFLTGLILLILKILSASYKFSNEEEITVNNPSYQIDVLNACGVEEIAFQITQYLRTKGFDVIDYGNYGSVVNESFVIDRVGKPDTAKLITRALGIKEGRIIRSKAKYYNEFTIVIGKDYMSLKPFKNKREEDF is encoded by the coding sequence ATGAGATCAAAAAAGCGAAATATATTTTTGTTTGTTACTTTTGGAGCTACATTTTTAACAGGGCTTATTTTGCTGATTTTGAAAATTTTAAGCGCAAGTTATAAATTCTCTAACGAAGAGGAAATTACAGTTAATAATCCATCTTATCAAATAGATGTTTTAAATGCTTGTGGAGTTGAAGAGATAGCTTTCCAGATTACACAATATTTAAGAACCAAGGGGTTTGATGTAATTGATTACGGAAACTATGGCTCTGTCGTTAATGAAAGTTTTGTTATTGATCGCGTTGGGAAACCTGATACAGCAAAGTTGATCACAAGAGCGCTTGGCATAAAGGAAGGTAGAATCATAAGGTCAAAGGCGAAATATTACAATGAATTTACAATCGTCATTGGTAAAGATTATATGTCGTTGAAACCATTTAAAAACAAAAGAGAGGAAGATTTTTGA
- the rsfS gene encoding ribosome silencing factor: protein MRPKTIAKKAAQLALEKKAEDVVIMDVRKLTSITDFFVLCSAESSIQLKAIVDHIVEELEKKDIKAWHIEGYTNLTWVLIDYVDVVVHVFLKPAREFYGLERFWGDAKFEYVTENDLKPKTKRKKDNKNVSDGEGISERKD, encoded by the coding sequence TTGAGACCTAAAACAATTGCTAAAAAAGCTGCTCAACTTGCGCTTGAGAAAAAAGCCGAAGATGTTGTTATAATGGATGTGAGGAAATTAACATCAATTACAGATTTTTTTGTGCTGTGTTCTGCTGAATCATCAATTCAGTTGAAAGCAATTGTAGATCACATAGTTGAGGAACTTGAGAAAAAGGATATCAAAGCTTGGCATATTGAGGGGTATACGAATCTGACTTGGGTTTTGATTGATTATGTTGATGTTGTGGTTCATGTGTTTTTAAAACCTGCCAGGGAATTCTATGGTCTTGAAAGGTTTTGGGGTGATGCGAAGTTTGAATATGTAACGGAAAACGATTTGAAACCAAAAACAAAGAGAAAAAAGGATAACAAAAATGTTTCGGACGGCGAGGGAATATCTGAAAGAAAAGATTAA
- the argS gene encoding arginine--tRNA ligase gives MFRTAREYLKEKIKLALSKIGIQLDGIELVFDKPKNETFGDFATNVAMLIAKRMGKNAREVAQQILSNLEIEPQYIEKVEVAGPGFINFKLTSKFYIQQIREILTQGENYGKIDIGKGKKANVEFVSANPTGPLTVGHGRNAVLGDTIANILQWAGFDVTREYYFNNAGRQMKILADSVRLRYLELLGEKIEYPQEYYQGDYIKDIAQMLLDEYGDSLKNESDLKIFKEKAEAVIFDDIKKTLKRLGIEFDVFYNEDWLYEKKIWDVVAELEKLGYVYEKDGAKWFMATKVGGEQDKVLIKSTGEPTYRLPDIAYHIEKFKRGFDLIVDVFGADHIAEYPDVLRALNVLGYDTSKIKVLIYQFVTLVRDGEVVKMSTRRANYVTLDELIDEVGPDVVRFFFLNRSRDAHLNFDLTLAKKQSEENPVYYLQYAHARIASILRFAKDSGIEIDKVNEANLELLREKEEVELAKLLGEFPEIVEVAYLMLEPLKIINYLNEVAESFHRFYHRHRVVGADNALTLSRLSLCLATKIVIANGLKILGISRPEKM, from the coding sequence ATGTTTCGGACGGCGAGGGAATATCTGAAAGAAAAGATTAAATTAGCTCTAAGCAAAATTGGAATTCAACTTGATGGAATTGAACTTGTTTTTGACAAACCAAAGAATGAAACTTTTGGTGATTTTGCGACAAATGTAGCAATGTTAATAGCAAAGAGAATGGGGAAAAACGCAAGGGAAGTCGCTCAACAAATACTTTCAAATCTTGAAATAGAACCTCAGTATATTGAAAAAGTTGAGGTTGCTGGACCCGGTTTTATTAATTTTAAACTTACTTCAAAATTTTACATTCAACAAATTCGTGAAATTTTGACTCAAGGTGAAAATTATGGAAAAATAGATATTGGAAAAGGGAAAAAAGCAAATGTTGAATTTGTAAGTGCAAATCCAACTGGTCCTCTCACTGTTGGACATGGCAGGAACGCGGTGCTTGGCGATACAATCGCTAATATACTTCAATGGGCTGGATTTGATGTTACAAGAGAATACTACTTTAACAACGCTGGAAGGCAAATGAAAATCCTTGCTGATTCAGTTCGTCTAAGGTATCTTGAATTGCTTGGAGAAAAAATTGAATATCCACAGGAGTATTATCAAGGAGACTATATTAAAGATATTGCGCAGATGTTGTTAGATGAATATGGTGATTCGCTAAAAAACGAGAGTGATTTGAAAATTTTTAAAGAAAAAGCTGAAGCAGTTATCTTTGACGATATTAAGAAAACTTTGAAGAGGTTAGGTATTGAGTTTGATGTTTTTTACAATGAAGATTGGCTTTATGAGAAAAAAATTTGGGATGTCGTTGCGGAGCTTGAAAAGCTCGGTTATGTTTATGAGAAAGACGGTGCGAAATGGTTCATGGCAACGAAAGTTGGAGGAGAACAGGATAAAGTTCTAATTAAAAGCACGGGAGAACCTACATATAGATTACCAGACATAGCTTATCATATTGAGAAATTTAAGAGAGGATTTGATTTAATAGTTGATGTTTTCGGTGCCGATCATATTGCAGAATATCCAGATGTTTTACGCGCGCTTAATGTTCTCGGATATGATACATCAAAAATTAAAGTATTAATTTATCAGTTTGTAACATTGGTACGTGATGGTGAAGTAGTTAAAATGTCTACGAGAAGAGCGAATTATGTTACGCTTGATGAGTTAATAGATGAAGTTGGTCCTGATGTTGTTAGATTTTTCTTTTTAAATAGAAGTAGGGATGCACATTTAAATTTTGATCTAACTTTAGCAAAAAAACAGTCGGAAGAAAATCCTGTTTATTATCTACAATATGCTCACGCTAGAATTGCAAGCATCTTGAGATTTGCGAAAGATTCGGGAATTGAAATTGATAAGGTAAATGAAGCAAATTTAGAATTACTCAGGGAAAAAGAGGAAGTAGAGCTTGCGAAATTATTAGGTGAATTTCCAGAGATAGTTGAAGTTGCATATTTAATGCTTGAACCGTTGAAAATAATAAATTATTTGAATGAAGTTGCAGAATCGTTTCATAGATTTTATCATAGGCATAGAGTTGTTGGTGCTGATAACGCTCTTACATTATCTCGCCTTTCGCTTTGTTTAGCTACAAAAATCGTTATTGCAAATGGACTGAAAATACTAGGAATATCAAGACCAGAAAAAATGTAA
- a CDS encoding T9SS type A sorting domain-containing protein: MWKRLVLFTLIALLISFPFYQALADVYASNIRFTNPDGITPFDGSFADRTGVRIWFTLNDSASVVEVKIRPATAPTYVKTITAYNLKLGDNSVYWDGTNDSGVPVPAGNWIVEITARQLRGYTAWTQVWENPVYTGGGIGLSNRDIDVNKDPNSKNFGFIYITESTTTYQYNRMIKVSAYGSLIAEFDRSPTFINSNFDPWHLAIARDGRTYVTYNTLRQIRVYSDVVLVDSFSIPFAPRGINVYDTVIFVTGDKYIYRIGKVGKTILSRDSLPGVGFFRDIAIDDSGYVFVAGGASSTVYRRIYRFKLGATGLTVLDSVELPDNVTHIVIYSGSNLTTNVDDILYARAIGANGGVFKVSFNPPSYERLFIPVASTSGSHAIAVDVVGNIYYANPSQEWVRMYAPPNGPNSFTTRAPDTLVVVSPGKAAKLVTLAEARKDDNNDYIPDYRVTGDTLLVYGVITSPNYTASAGATSYYIQDETAGLNVFRTGVVLNFDLGDYIMVIGKMDIFRGLTEIIPLTADTTSIKVLWKNHPLPTPRKLTVAEFLANFERYEGQLIRLDSLWKAATSPAWPASGADANMIFTSYARTETLTVRIDRDTDIDGQPEPRYPVSIIGIATQFTAGPTVYTGGYQISPRYYSTDFITVNLPPSAVTLVSPGDSAFVRILSTDTIRFVWNRARDGNVPEDTLTYIFWLAKDRNFTTASIIRRDTLVMDTLRLVRGSELFPHFTDTTLVLFWRVDVTDRKSPAVRSATYRLNLSRPVSVDIANQDIPTDYYLSQNYPNPFNPVTTIKFGLPEDTEVEISVYNILGQKVATLVNEFRRAGHYVVQFDGSNYASGTYFYVLKAGNRIIKNKMLLIK, encoded by the coding sequence ATGTGGAAAAGGTTAGTACTTTTTACCTTAATTGCTCTGTTAATTTCTTTTCCTTTCTATCAAGCGCTTGCTGATGTATATGCAAGTAATATAAGATTTACCAATCCGGATGGAATAACACCGTTTGATGGAAGCTTTGCTGACAGAACCGGGGTGCGGATTTGGTTTACTTTAAATGATTCTGCTTCTGTTGTTGAAGTGAAAATTCGTCCCGCAACTGCACCAACTTATGTTAAAACTATAACAGCTTATAACTTAAAGTTAGGAGATAATAGCGTTTATTGGGATGGAACAAATGATAGTGGAGTACCAGTGCCGGCTGGAAATTGGATTGTGGAAATAACTGCACGACAACTTCGTGGTTATACTGCATGGACCCAAGTTTGGGAAAATCCAGTTTATACAGGTGGAGGTATTGGATTGAGCAACAGAGACATTGATGTCAACAAAGATCCAAATAGCAAAAACTTTGGCTTTATTTATATTACTGAATCAACGACTACTTACCAGTATAACCGTATGATTAAAGTTAGTGCTTATGGTTCTCTTATAGCTGAATTTGACAGATCACCGACTTTCATTAACTCAAACTTTGATCCATGGCATTTAGCAATTGCAAGAGATGGAAGAACTTATGTTACCTATAATACCCTCAGACAAATAAGAGTTTACAGCGATGTAGTTCTTGTTGATTCATTTTCAATTCCATTTGCACCAAGAGGAATAAATGTTTATGATACTGTGATTTTTGTTACGGGTGATAAGTATATTTATAGAATTGGGAAAGTTGGTAAGACTATATTGTCAAGAGATTCACTTCCGGGAGTTGGATTTTTCAGAGACATTGCAATTGATGATTCTGGTTATGTGTTTGTCGCAGGCGGGGCAAGTTCAACAGTTTACAGGAGAATTTACAGATTTAAATTAGGTGCTACTGGTTTAACTGTTCTTGATTCTGTGGAACTTCCAGACAATGTCACTCATATTGTTATCTATTCTGGTTCTAACTTGACTACAAATGTAGATGACATACTTTATGCGAGGGCCATTGGAGCAAATGGTGGTGTATTCAAAGTAAGCTTTAACCCACCAAGCTATGAACGATTATTTATTCCTGTTGCAAGCACTTCTGGAAGCCATGCCATTGCTGTTGATGTTGTAGGGAATATCTATTATGCAAATCCATCACAGGAATGGGTAAGAATGTATGCTCCACCTAACGGACCAAATTCATTTACAACAAGAGCACCTGATACTCTTGTTGTTGTAAGCCCCGGAAAAGCTGCAAAGCTCGTAACACTTGCTGAAGCGAGAAAAGACGATAATAACGATTATATTCCTGATTACAGAGTTACGGGCGATACTTTGCTTGTTTATGGAGTTATTACATCTCCCAATTACACGGCGTCTGCAGGCGCTACATCATACTACATACAAGATGAAACTGCTGGACTAAATGTTTTCAGAACGGGTGTTGTCTTAAACTTTGATCTTGGTGATTATATTATGGTGATAGGTAAAATGGATATATTTAGAGGTTTGACAGAAATAATACCATTAACAGCTGATACGACATCAATAAAAGTTCTTTGGAAAAATCATCCTCTGCCTACGCCAAGAAAATTAACAGTCGCTGAATTTCTTGCAAATTTTGAGAGGTATGAAGGTCAGTTAATTAGACTTGATTCTCTTTGGAAAGCAGCAACATCACCAGCTTGGCCAGCAAGTGGAGCAGATGCAAATATGATTTTCACTTCATATGCCAGAACTGAGACATTAACCGTCAGAATAGATAGAGACACTGACATAGATGGTCAGCCTGAACCACGATATCCTGTAAGTATTATTGGAATCGCAACGCAGTTTACTGCTGGACCAACTGTCTATACGGGTGGTTATCAAATCTCGCCAAGATATTACTCTACTGATTTTATAACGGTTAATTTGCCTCCTTCAGCTGTGACCTTAGTTTCACCTGGTGACAGCGCATTTGTTCGTATACTTTCCACAGATACAATAAGATTTGTTTGGAATAGAGCAAGAGATGGCAATGTGCCCGAAGATACTTTGACATACATCTTCTGGTTAGCAAAAGATAGAAACTTTACTACTGCAAGTATCATCAGGCGAGATACATTAGTGATGGATACTCTCAGGTTAGTTAGAGGTTCTGAATTATTCCCACACTTTACTGATACAACTCTTGTGCTTTTCTGGAGAGTTGATGTCACTGATAGAAAATCACCAGCTGTTAGATCAGCAACATACAGATTAAATCTTTCAAGACCTGTATCTGTAGATATAGCTAATCAGGATATCCCAACTGATTACTATTTAAGTCAAAACTATCCAAATCCATTTAACCCGGTTACAACAATTAAATTTGGTTTGCCTGAAGATACCGAGGTAGAGATATCAGTTTACAATATACTTGGGCAAAAGGTGGCAACACTTGTTAATGAGTTCAGACGAGCTGGACACTATGTTGTTCAATTTGACGGAAGTAATTATGCATCAGGAACTTATTTCTATGTTTTGAAAGCAGGTAATAGAATCATAAAGAATAAGATGTTGCTTATTAAATAG
- a CDS encoding MerR family transcriptional regulator — protein sequence MKEIDENEPVFPIGIVAERLGISEHTIRLYEKEGLIIPYKKESGHRLFSQIDMQRIECIKKTIAEKKVSIAGIRRLLALIPCWEIKKCEDEIKINCPAYFDYEKPCWLHKANLKGECATNDCRQCPVYNSIRSCSELKELLKKFMQKTSI from the coding sequence ATGAAGGAAATTGACGAGAATGAGCCTGTATTTCCAATAGGCATAGTAGCCGAACGACTCGGGATCTCGGAGCACACAATAAGATTATATGAGAAAGAAGGCCTGATTATACCTTACAAAAAAGAAAGTGGACATCGTTTGTTTAGTCAGATAGATATGCAAAGAATTGAATGTATAAAGAAAACGATAGCGGAAAAGAAAGTAAGTATAGCAGGAATCAGGAGGCTATTAGCTTTAATCCCTTGTTGGGAGATTAAAAAATGTGAAGATGAAATTAAGATTAATTGTCCTGCATATTTTGATTATGAAAAACCTTGTTGGTTACATAAAGCAAATCTTAAAGGTGAGTGCGCCACTAATGATTGCAGGCAATGTCCAGTATATAATTCAATTAGAAGTTGTAGTGAGCTCAAGGAGCTTTTAAAGAAATTCATGCAGAAAACATCAATATAA
- a CDS encoding DsrE/DsrF/DrsH-like family protein gives MEQNKLSMVVFSGDMDKLMAAFIIATGAAASGMEVSMFFTFWGLQAIKKSEKTGKSFFGKLLGVMLKDINTVGPSKMNFGGIGRWMFKKMMKAKNVAMLNQLRDMAIQLGVKLIPCQMSMEVMELTLDKLIPQVSQPAGVATFLEEAKNSKITLFI, from the coding sequence ATGGAGCAAAATAAACTTTCAATGGTTGTTTTTAGTGGTGATATGGATAAGTTGATGGCAGCATTTATTATCGCAACGGGGGCAGCAGCCTCTGGAATGGAAGTAAGCATGTTTTTTACATTTTGGGGTCTACAGGCAATTAAAAAATCTGAAAAAACAGGAAAAAGCTTCTTTGGAAAATTGCTTGGTGTGATGCTAAAAGATATAAATACCGTTGGTCCAAGCAAAATGAATTTCGGAGGAATTGGAAGATGGATGTTCAAAAAAATGATGAAGGCAAAAAATGTAGCGATGCTAAATCAACTCCGCGATATGGCAATTCAACTTGGCGTTAAACTTATACCATGCCAGATGAGTATGGAAGTAATGGAATTAACATTAGATAAGTTAATACCTCAAGTTTCGCAACCTGCTGGGGTGGCAACATTTCTTGAAGAGGCAAAAAATTCAAAAATTACATTGTTCATATAA
- a CDS encoding sulfurtransferase TusA family protein: MADQVKVDLVLDLKGLLCPLPIVKLSQAIKDLPLGAVIEGIATDPGVMADVPAWARASGQELISIEQQGKEYRFLIRKVK, encoded by the coding sequence ATGGCTGACCAAGTAAAAGTTGATCTTGTTCTTGATCTCAAAGGATTACTTTGCCCATTACCAATTGTAAAATTATCTCAAGCAATAAAAGATTTACCACTTGGTGCAGTTATAGAGGGAATTGCAACAGATCCTGGGGTTATGGCTGATGTTCCAGCTTGGGCAAGAGCTAGTGGACAGGAGTTAATTTCAATAGAACAACAAGGTAAGGAATACAGATTTTTGATAAGAAAGGTAAAATAA
- a CDS encoding (Fe-S)-binding protein, with the protein MAGNENIQKVFELLDKQLNQPLKSSLEVCARCGICAEACHYYVSEPKLEHVPAFRAEQLRKIYRRKYNFFGKYFPWLVNAQELDEEQFNKLVEIAFSECTLCRRCTFNCPLGVDTPLVMRVIRAISTATGKAPEILVMLADSAIAKGENPEIFKEIFIQQISELEKELQELTGDKEARIPVEKEGARVLYVGLAGAHSILPPAIIFNEVKEDWSLSVFEAANYGVFLGDVERAKKIAKRIIDEAKRLRVQEVIIAECGHATTALVWDAPNWFGEQFPFKVRSIVEIVAEYIQSGKLILEPDANLEAVTYHDSCNLARASGILKEPRIILNSVVKNFKEMNPHGVENYCCGGGGGLVALPEYYEKRMKAGKAKAEQIRKTGAKIVATACENCKLQLNDLNNYYNLGIEVKGLVDLVANAILHRKSIKQEKITS; encoded by the coding sequence ATGGCGGGTAATGAGAATATTCAAAAAGTTTTTGAACTATTGGACAAACAATTAAATCAACCTTTGAAATCATCTCTTGAAGTTTGCGCAAGATGTGGTATATGTGCAGAGGCGTGTCATTATTATGTATCTGAACCAAAACTTGAACATGTACCTGCGTTTAGAGCCGAACAATTAAGAAAAATTTATAGACGAAAATACAACTTCTTTGGGAAATATTTCCCATGGCTTGTCAATGCACAAGAACTTGATGAAGAGCAATTTAACAAGCTCGTTGAAATAGCTTTTTCTGAATGCACTCTTTGCAGAAGGTGTACTTTTAATTGTCCGCTTGGTGTAGATACACCTCTTGTTATGAGAGTTATAAGGGCAATTTCAACCGCAACTGGTAAAGCGCCTGAAATTTTGGTTATGCTTGCTGATTCAGCGATAGCGAAAGGTGAAAATCCAGAAATTTTCAAAGAAATTTTTATACAACAGATTTCTGAACTTGAAAAGGAACTACAGGAATTGACAGGTGATAAAGAAGCAAGAATCCCTGTGGAAAAAGAAGGAGCCAGGGTTTTATATGTTGGGCTCGCAGGTGCTCATTCAATATTGCCACCCGCGATAATTTTCAATGAAGTAAAAGAAGATTGGAGTTTAAGTGTCTTTGAAGCAGCAAATTATGGTGTATTCCTTGGCGATGTTGAAAGAGCAAAGAAAATTGCAAAACGAATAATTGACGAAGCAAAAAGATTGAGAGTTCAAGAAGTTATTATAGCAGAATGTGGACATGCAACTACTGCTTTGGTTTGGGATGCTCCTAATTGGTTTGGTGAACAATTTCCGTTTAAAGTTAGAAGCATAGTTGAAATCGTAGCTGAATACATTCAAAGTGGAAAATTAATACTTGAACCTGATGCGAATTTGGAAGCCGTTACATATCATGATTCATGTAATCTTGCGAGAGCAAGTGGTATATTAAAAGAACCGAGAATTATATTGAATTCTGTTGTTAAAAACTTCAAAGAGATGAACCCTCATGGTGTTGAAAACTATTGTTGTGGTGGCGGTGGAGGATTAGTTGCACTTCCAGAATATTACGAAAAAAGAATGAAGGCAGGGAAAGCAAAAGCTGAACAAATAAGAAAAACTGGTGCAAAAATCGTTGCCACAGCGTGTGAAAATTGTAAACTCCAACTCAATGATTTAAATAACTACTATAACCTTGGAATTGAAGTGAAAGGGCTTGTTGATTTGGTAGCCAACGCAATTTTACATAGAAAAAGTATCAAGCAAGAAAAAATTACATCTTGA